In Leptospira perdikensis, the genomic window TCCAACAACTGCTTTTAATTGTGCCGCAACAAAGTCTGGTGAAATTTCAAAAATGTCGCTGACCCCATCTGGGTTTTGAGCGGTTAAACAAGTGAAGGCTGTGGTTCCAAAGGTAGCAAGTGAGGAAAAGGTTTTGAGATCTGCTTGGACACCGGCACCACCTCCGGAATCCGATCCCGCAACGGTTAAGGTAATGGGGAAATCTTTTTGCATATTATGGAAACCATCCGTACTTGTCAAAATTTAAGGTATCATTGTTTAAATCAAAGGAAACACCTTCTGATTGCAGGATTTTTTTTTGTAAGGAAGCTCGGAAACCATCCCCTCGAAAGGAAATTTGCCCTTTTGCATTGATTACTCGTTGCCAAGGGACTTTTTGTTCCATTTCTTTTTTGAGAGCATTCAAAGCATATCCAACGGCCCGTGCGGCTCTAGGACTTCCTAGAAGTAATGCGATATGCCCATAGGTCGTTACCTTTCCTTTGGGAATTTTTTTTACAACTGCGTAAACAGAATCGTAAAAATTCGTACTTTTAGTTTTAGCTGTGTCCATTGAATTTGGATTTATATCCTAATTATTTAAATCTTTTGTAAATTCCTTTTTAAAAGTTATCGGCGAAATGAAAATCTCAGAATACGCAAAACATTTGTTACTTGCTCCAAATTTGGAAGATAAACTTTTACCTCCTAGTCGTCCTTGGGATGAGGAAACAGATTTTACACCCTTACGCATCGAAACTCCGGGCCGCTCTACTAAACTCCAGTTCTCTGATAAAAAAGTAAAAATTCCGCGTTTAGAACATCTAGGTTTAGTATCCAATAGAGGACTAAGCCTCCATCATTTTGCCAATCATGAACTGATGGCAATTGAATTGTTTGCATGGGCTCTTTTAGCTTTTCCTTCTGCACCAAAATCAGTGCGGAATGGATTTCTAAAAACAATCGAAGAAGAACAAACACATCTAAAACTGTATTTACATCGAATGAGAGAGTTCGGCGTTGATTTTGGTGACCTTCCATTGAATTATATTTTTTGGAAACAACTCGGCCAATTTGGAAGTTTGGAATCATTTGCTGCAGTGATGTCGGTTTCCTTTGAGGGGGCGAATTTAGATTATGCTCAAGTATATGCTCAAGTTTTTTCTTACTTCGGTGACAAAGAAACATCGGATCTCATGATCACGATTTTTGAAGATGAAATCAAACATGTAAAAAGAGGACTTCGTGCCTTCGAACACTCTGTCCCGGAAAACAAAAATCAATGGGAACATTATCTTTCTCTCATTAAATTCCCATTCACTCCGAGGAGGGCGAAGGGTTATCTTTATCTTCCTGAAACAAGATCCCTTGCGGGTATGAATCCAGAGTTCATTCAGTCCCTTGGTCGTTATGAAGATGAGTATACGGGTCGTGTGAACTTGGAATCCGTAAAAAAATTCGGACTGGGAGAGACCATACTTCGAAAAAACAGACTTGATTCTCCATTGCGAAGTCCTTAGAATTCCTAACGGACGGTGACTATGAAATTGAGAATGATGTTGAGTTTATTATTGTTTTTCTCTGCACTCGGAATTGTACTGAATGCGGAAAAAAAAGCTAATTCTTCTGTTGAAATGAACCTTCATGATTTTATGGAGGACTTTACCAAACCGGCAACTAAGTTGTACGACAAAAAAGACAATGCAGACTATCTCAATAAAATCTTAGAAAAAGTTCCTGATATGGCACCGGATGATCAAAAAGCAGAATGGAAAGAAATCATAGATGCTAAATTGGCCGTGGGAAAACCAGATGAAACATGTAAGTCTTGCCATACAAAATTTAAGAAAGAATACAAAGCTAAGTATAGAAAAAAACTAATCCCGATCCCAGAAGACCTTCTTGGGTTTCCTAAAGAAATCAAAGAGTTGTTAAAGAAGTAAACTGGTCCTTTTGCTCCGGTTTTACGGAGCAAGATACATGATACAATTAGGGTTTTTTAAATCTTCAATCTTCCTATGCAGTTTGTTCCTTTGTTTTTCGGTATTGAATGCCGAAGAACTGAACCAACAAAAGAAAGAGGAAACTATACCTTCGCCACCACCAAATCCACTTCCTGCTAGTTTGAAGTTTGGTGCCTTTGTCGATACCTATTATTCTCACAACGCAAATCACCCCATCTCGAAAGAACGACAATTCACCACACAAGCTGTTCGTAATGATGAGTTTAATATTAACTTAGGATTTGTGGATGCCAAATGGCAGGAAGAAAAGGTAAGAGGGCGAATTGCTTTGCAGTTTGGAACATCAGTAAACACTAATTATGCGCCTGAATCCAATAAAGATGTCAGTTCCAACCAAAATTCAGTAAAACACATTCAGGAAGCATATGTAGGTTTTAAAATAACAAAAGATACTTGGGTGGATGCGGGAATCTATTTTGGTCATATCGGTCACGAGTCTTGGATTTCATCGGACAACTGGAATTATACTCGGGCATTGGCTCTAGATTACGTTCCTTATTATTCCTCTGGGGTTCGGGTCACAACAAAGTTTACCGATAAATTTCAATTTCAATTTCATGTGATGAATGGTTGGCAAAATATCACAGACCAAAACAAAGATAAATCGCTAGGAACTCAGTTTAAGTTTTTTCTAACACCAAATTTTACAATTACTGCGAATCAATTTGCTGGTAACGAAGCTCCCGATTTCGAACGCAAACAAACAAGGTTTTATAACAATACAATTCTCGAGTGGAAGGCATTGGATTGGTTGTCCTTTGCTGCTTCCGGTGACGTTGGCGCACAAAAGGCTAAAGAATCATTTCAATATGAACCTTGGTGGAAGGAAGTCAATCCAACACTTGGAATATATACGAATAGGGAGTCGGGAGTATACAACCAGTGGTACCATGGAACATTCTGGGCCAGTTTTCGGTATGAAGCTTTATACCGTTTGAGTTTTCGTGTAGAAAGGTTTTATGATCCAAAACAAGTGATGGCAACGACTTATACACGAAATGGATTTATGACCAATGGTTATACAATGACTTTTGATTTTTTAGAATGGAATCCAGGCCTCGTTCGTTTTGAAGTCATCCAAAGAGAATCAATGGACCCTGTATTTGAAACGGATAAAAACAAACATACTCGTGTTGAACGTTTATTTGTTGCGGCAGCCTCTGTTCGATTTTAAGAAAAAACTCCAAACCACTATAACTGGTTTGGAGTTAAGATAGGAGATGGGAGCCAATGCTCCCGAATGGATAGACTTTTACTTTTTCTTCTTTGTTGAAGATGTTGTTTTCTTTTTTTTGTTTGTTGTAGGTTCCTCATCTTCTGCTTCATCGTCTAGGTGAAGGAAATGTTGTTTTTCTGTTTCACTTAAATGATTGTGTTCCGATGTATGAACTTGATCTGACCAAATTTCATTTGGATCATACCCTAAATCTTTCTTCACTTTAGTTTTTTGTTTTTTAGGACCTTCACCCATGATGAGGATGTATAAACTTGGCATCACCGTTAATACTAAAAGTAATGCGGAAGCAAGTCCCCCAACCATAACAGTTGCTAAAGGTCTTTGTACGTCAGATCCTACTCCCGTTCCGAGAGTGGCTGGAATGAGTCCTAACATCGCAAGTAACATAGTCATGAGTCGAGGTCGTAATTGTGTTACTGCCGAATAAATTGATGCATCCCTGATGGTCATTCTCGGATTGTCCCTTAACATATGGTTGGCTTTGGAAACAAATAAGATACCAGCCATAGTTGCAATTCCAAAAAGTGAAATGAATCCAACACCTGCTGATACGTTGAAATAATATCCACGGGCTAATAGTGCATAAATCCCACCGAGTAAGGACAACGGAATACAGGAAAGTGCAATAGCCACTGACTTTAGATCACGATACAATAGGTATAACAAAGTGAAGATGATCCCGATGGTTAATGGAATCACAATCGCTAGCTGTTTACCCACACGTGCGAGGTTTTCATACTGACCACCGTATTTGACTTCATATCCTTCTGGAATCTTAACTTCTTTGGTTACACGTTTTCTAAGTTCATTTACGAAACCACCTTGGTCTCTTCCCCGAACATTCGTCCTGACGGTGATGGTTCTTTTTCCATCCTGTCTAAAAATCATAGTCGGTGCATCTTCCTGTGTGATCTCAGCTAACTCTGATAATGGTAACCTTTCGCCAGTAGGAGAGATGATAGGAATACTTGCAATCTCACGTGCTGATTCTCTGTAGTCTTTTGAAAATCGAACTGCGATACCGAAGACAGCCCTATCTTTGGGAGGAGTGTCCATAGGCCCTTCGTATAAATTACTCACAGGTTCCATACCAACGGCAGCAACGATCACCTTTTGAATGTCATCTACGTTAATTCCATAACGAGCTGCTTTTTCACGTTTGATACGAATGACAAGCTGCGGTGCTGGAGCCTCTTGTTCGATCCCGAACTCACTGGCTCCTTTCATCGTTGAGATGATTTCAACAATTTCTTTGGAAATACGTCGCATCTCTGTTAAATCTTGGCCCGCAACAAATACTGCTAAGTCGGCAATGGTTCCCATAATGGCCTCGGACAAGTTGTCCATAATTGGCTGGGAAAAACTCACACGAACCCCAGGAAGTCCCGCTTCTAGGTTATCTCTCATACGTAGTAATAACTGTTCTTTGGTAATATGTTCTTTCCACTGGTTATAATCTTTCAAACCAACATATACTTCCAAACGGTTTGGAGGTAGTGGATCTGTTCCATCATCGTTACGTCCATACTGCGATAAGATCACGTTTACTTGTTCATTCGTATAAATAATTTTTCTTACTTTCGGAATGAATTTTTTGGCTTCTGGAAGTGAGATACCTACAGGAAAATACAAACGTAAAGTAAATCCCCCTTCATCCAAGGAAGGAAGGAATTCTGTTCCCAGTGCCATCACTCCCGCCACAAGAAGGGCACCTACTGTTGAGAAGGCGATAGTAACAACTTTTTTAGAACGAGCGACTAGATAGAGTACGATTTTTTCATACTTGGCTTCAATCCAATCGTATGTAGGGTTTGGTCCACCAACTCGTTCTTTTTCATCACCATCAAAGTATCTCTTGTAAAAGAAAGACATGGCAACTGGTACCACAGTCATTGTGAATAACAATGCACCAAAGATGGCAAAAGAAAGTGTAAATGCCATTGGTTTGAAAAGGCGACCTTCAATTCTTTCGAAAGAGAAAATCGGTAAATAAGCTAAGATGATAATGAGAATCGCAAAAAGGATCTCAGTTCCCACTTCGGAAGCACATTCATAAGTAAATTTTAGAATTCCTTTTGCTTTTTCGACCGGTGTGGCTTCTTGGTACCTTCGCATGATGTTTTCGACCATCACCACCGTACTATCGACCACGATACCAAAGTCTATGGCACCTAGTGAAAGTAAACTTGCGGAAATTCCAACAGAATTCATCATACTGAATGAAAAGAGGAGAGCAAATGGAATGGTAGCAACCACAACTGCAGCTGCTCGAAAACTTCTAACGAAGAAAAAGACAACAAGACTGACTACGGCAATCCCTTCTAAAAGAGTTTTACCAACAGTACGTAATGTATAGTTAACCAAATCTGCACGGTCGTAGGTATTTCTTAATCGAGTACCATCTGGCATGTATTTTTCATTGATTTCATCTACTTTGGCTCTAACTCTTTCGCCAAACGCATTGGGTTCATTCCAACGACGCATAGCCACGAGACCCTGCACTGCGGAATCGACGTCAATCAAACCTTCTTTGTCGTTTTGAATTGTGTATCCTAAAATACCAGAAGGGATTGGGTGAGAGATTTCCACAGAGCCAATATTTCTGATAAAAACGGGAACTCCATTTACGTTTTTGACTACAATGTCTTCGATTTGTTTTGGATCACGAATGGCACCTAACGACCTGATGGGTAGTGATTGTTCCCCTTGTAATAGGAAGTTACCACCTGTGTTCAGGTTGTTTCTTTGGATGGCTTCAATGACATCCGATACGGTAACTTTGTAACGAATTAGTTTGTCCGGTGTAGTCACCACATGGAATTGTTTTGGTAGTCCACCAAACGTAATTACATCGGCAATCCCTGAAACTTGAAGTAACTTAGGAATAACGATCCAGTCTTGAATGGTTCTTAGGTCCATCGGAGTGTGTGTTCCGCTGGTGGATTCAACCACATAACGATACACTTCCCCAACAGGAGAACTCATCGGTGCCAGTGTTGGTTCGACTTCATCTGGGATGACGGCATCTCGAACTTTTTCCATAAGTCGCATACGAGCAAAATAGTCGTCTGTTCCTTCTTCAAATACGAATTGGAATACAACGAGTCCGTTGATGGTTCTAGATCTACGTACGATCACATTGGGAGTTGAGTGAAGAACCCGCTCAATAGGCATGGTGACTCGTTCTTCCACTTCCAACGTAGCTTTTCCTGGAAATTTTGCGACTAAACGAACTTGAGTATCTGCAATATCCGAATATGCTTCTTTTTTAATATTAATCCATGAATAAATCCCGAATAATAATAAAAATCCGGCGATCACAAGCGTGATTAATCTATTTTTAAGGGCTGTTTCTAAAATTATATTGATTGCTTTCATTTTTTGTTACCTAGTATCGAACAAATAACCCATCTGTAAAAGGAGTTGAGGGTTTTTGTAGTCTCCTTGTCCGATTCCTCCACCTAACTGGAAGAAGAAATTCCCCATCAAAATGTCATAGGTTAAACCTAAGTATTGTTGTTTAAGATACACTTTTTGTCTATCTCTACTGGCGTGGTCTAAGTAGAGTGCAAGATCAGGGTTTTCGTTTGCAATGTAGGATCTGATAAACTGATCCTCGTAAGTTGGATCACGGTGATTGTAACCTGGAACATTAATTCTTGTTGGATAAGATGTTTGACCACCCCTTCCTACTTCAGGTTCGAATGGATCCACACCAAAACTTCCTCCAACGAGGGAGATACTGTGAGCGATCACAGGTGTTTTCCAAAATGTATATCCGATGTCAACTTGGCCACCATACCAATGTGGATTCCATTTTCCGCCGGATCCTCTGATCACAAAGTCTCCAAAATAGTATCCAACCATAAAGTTCAAACTGGCAGGAGAACCAATCGATGCACCGTAAACCCAGAAGTTTGTGGATTTAGGAAGTTTTTTCTCATCAAGACTTCCCTTGTCCAGTTTTTCATCATCACCAAATTTGGATGATTTATCGGAACCTGGAGACCAGTCCCAATCTGGTTTGATATCGTTTTTATCCTTATCTTTTGGATAAGGAGATTCTGCATTCAGAGCACTGAATACAAAAACAAAGTAAGATAATAGAATGATAATCTGTTTCATGTTAGAAACCAAAACTCAATCCTTTCAAGAGAATTGATCCTTCAACAACAACACGTTCGCCAGGTGTTACCCCTTCGGTAATGTTTACAGATTCTTTTGTAGAGACTCCTAAAGTAACCTGACGTTTGTGAAAGTTTAAAGGTGTTTCTTCTACAAATACATAGTTTGTTCCTTCTACAGTTACGATGGAAGTATATGGAAGTACGACTGTATTCCCCGCAATTTGTTCTGGGAATCTTACCACTCCAAACATACCTGGTTTTAAATCTTTGTGTTTGTTTATGATTTCAATTCTAACTTTAGCTGTTCTTGTAATTGGATCTACGTTATCACCAATCGCTTGTGCAGTTCCTACCCAGTCTGTTCCAGGAGAAGAGTTAAAATTGATTTTAACCTTTCTTCCTTTTTTTAGGTTTTCAATTTGAGATTCTGGAATATCACAAATCACCCAAGCAATGTTATTCCCTGCATTCCCTAGTTTGTTAGGATCTAAACCCTGGGCTCGTAGTTTTCCTTCAAACTCTGCAAGTTGTGCCGTATCATTTCCAAGAGAAGTTTCTGCTTCTACTAAATCTTTCTCAGTAGCCACACGGTGTTTGAACATATCTTGAATACGACTTAGGTTTTTTCTAGACCGATAGACTTCGTTTCTGGCATGAACAAATCCAACATACAAGTCGTTGAGTTCAGCCGATTCAAAAATAACAATCTTTCCACCACTACTGACGGAACTTGTTGTTGCTGCAATGATTCGAGCAGGGGATTCTAAACTAACAAATTCTCCACCACCACCAACAGTTCTTGATTTTACCAATTCTAAACCAGGGCTACCTGGTTTAAATTCGATACGTTCCCCTTTTTCATGGACAATTGCTTTTTCAGGAGGTTTTGCAACTTTCTTTGCAGGTCGGTTCAATGCGTAAACTAATACTGTTACAAACGTAATACTGGCAATCGCAACAAGGAGTAGTAGGGAATTGCGGTTAAGCGATTTAATAGGATTTTTCATATATTTCCTCTCTTAGGGGTTCGTTGGTTCTGGTTTGGTTTCTGAAGATTTTGGAATATAAACTCCCAAACCAACAGAGTAGTTTACACTTTCAATTGCTTCCATTCGGTCTGTTTGGAGTTTTAACATCTCCACAACACTCGAACGATATGTTTCAAAGAAGTCGGCAAATTCTAAGATCGTGATGTATTTCTTCTCGTAACTCATGATCATATCTACAGATAAACTTCCGTAGTCTTTAATGTATGTATCGATGAATCGTTTATAAAGAGCATCTTTGATTCGTGCAGATTGGAAAGAGATAGCAACTTCGTTCTCAACCTCTAAGATTCGATTCTTTAACTCTTGTTTGCGGACTAGGATTGCCTTTTCTGCTGCTTGAATATTTCCTTGGTTTCTATCAAAGATAGGAACACTTAACTGCGCAGTGATCCCCCAATAGTTTTGAAAGGCAGTTCCACCCCTATTGTATGTTGGTCCGAACGCAAGGTCAGGAATTGCATTGGCATGTTGTAAGTCTAAATTTGCTTCTTCGTATCGTAAATTCTGAAGGGCTACTTTTAAATCTGGTCGATTTTCGCGAGCGAGATTCACCAAATCTTCTAGTTTCGATTGGTTGGGAGTGATGGTGTCTAGATCCTTTTCATCCACTGTTGGTAAAAAAGTAACACGAGCATCGCGATAGTTGTCATCGTTAAGTAAAACTTTAAGATCTGCTTCTTTTTCATAAACTTTCATTGCAAGATCTTCTCTTTCTTTTTTTAGAAAGAACAAAAGGGCTTTTAGTCTTAAATGTTCTGCTTGGAGGAGGGCACGTCTTTTATAAGCTAACTCAGAAGACTTTACTGTTTTCTCAATAGAGAAAATACTTTGGTCGTAAAACGTTACTGCTTTTTTATAATAATAAATTGAATAATAGGTTCTTCGTAGTTTGGTTAGTAAGGCTCGTGCCAAATCGTAAAACTCTTGTTCCGAGATTTTCGCATTGAGTTCTGCTACTTTTACGCGTTTGTCAATTTTTCCACCAAGTAAAAACACTTGTTGGATTTGGAATACAGATTGTCCAGATCTAGTTGTATCAAAATATCTTTGTGTTGGTTCAGCATAGATACTTTGGTCAATAAAGACACTGGGGTTTGCATAGAGGCCGGCTTGTAAAATTCCAGCTTTTTTTGCATCAACTTGGAACTTCCCTGCAATTAAGAGTAAGTTGTTTGTCCAAAGTAAGGTCTCCGCTTGTTCCAACGTGAGAGTCTTTTCGTAACGAACATCTTTCGGATAAAGACTGGAACCAAGAGAAGTTCCAGGATTTTCATCAGAAAGTTGCCTACTTAGGGATTCATTATCGATTCCATTGATCTCTTCTGATTGTACATTGTGAGTGATACAAACAATAGCGATCATAGGAATCAGGACCAATCGATAGTTCATAGGTCGTCCTTGGATATAGTATTAGCTTGAAAGTATATGTGCATAAGCGAAATCCTCCTGTCTTAAGGCGCTAAATCATTACGTGAACATAACTTGATCGGTCATTTTTTCCGTCGCTATGTCAGGTATGCTCTGACTAAGATTTAAACAGTGGGAGGGGGGAGATTGAGAAGAAGCTCAGAAAGTAAAAAACGATTATCATCATCATCTTTGAAATTGTAGAAAAGCCCGATGAAAGAATCTTCAACAGCAGTTCCTACATTTACCTCAACGATGAGGTCAAGATAATCACAACGACTGCGAAGTAAGGTAGCAGAATCATCAATTGAATGGATTTCTGGTTCACTTAGATCCGAGTGATTATTTGCAGTGAGGTTATAATCATTACTAGAAGAGAATAGTTCGAACGTAGCAGAGTCTAAAGACCCGTCCTCCTGTGTAGGGAGAAGGATCATACTTGCCAATAGGAAAGCGAGTAGCCTTTTACCGTTCAACCAATTCATTATTTACCAGCAAATTGTAATTTGCTCTCCTATCAATTCTAAAATAGGGGTACTGTCAACACTACTAGGATTTAGAATCAAAATATTGGACGGATTTTCTGAAAAAAAAGACTGCCCAGAGTCAGGAATTCCCTGGAACAGTCATGAATAGTCTTTGGCAAATGAGAAACAAATCATGGGAAATGTTAGGTATATATAAAAACATCCTGTGTCCCTCACGGGACACAGGTTTAAGCGGTAGAGAGGAGTTAAACGGGTGGAGGTAGACTCAGGTAACGCGAGGCAAGAAGCCCAGAAATAAAAGACGAATGTAGGTTTTTTGTATGTGTTAGGGAAGAGATTGCAAAGGATGCGTGACCTTTCCCGGTCCATGTTAGTACGTCTTCTAGGTCTTTTGTACCCGAGGTTTCTTCAGAAGAAGGTTTGTGAATCGCAACAGAAAGAGAACTCGATAGCTGGCTCTTCCCTCCCACACGGCTGGATTTGGCTCCGCGAGTGCGAACGAGTACATTTTCTTCTGAAAGAAAGGCGCTGCCCAGGGAGAATGTGAGTAGGGAAATCCCAAGTATCTTTATCATCTTCCTGAACATAATTACAGCTTAGACGGTATCTGATTAAAATCTAGCATTTTTTTAGGACTTGCCTATAAAATAGGCAGATCGACCAGAATTTTCTGAAAGATCTGCCTCTGCTTGGAATTAGAGCACTTTGCCTGGGTTGAGAATCCCTTTCGGGTCAAAGGCCAGTTTGATGGCTCGCATGGTCTCAATTTCCGATTGGGAGCGAGAAAAGTTTAAGTAATCCTTCTTCAAAAGCCCAATTCCGTGTTCAGCCGAGATCGAACCTTTGAATTTTTGGATTAAAGTGAACATTTCCGGATCCACTTGTTTGCACTGAGTGAAAAATTCCGCGTCCGTTAGATCTTTTGGTTTAACAATGTTTAAATGAAGATTCCCATCTCCAATATGCCCGAAAAGCGCTATATTAAATCCTTGGTATTTCTTTGTGAGTAAAGTTGTCATCTCATCTAAAAAGGCTTCCATATTGCGAAGTGGTAGTGAGATGTCATTTTTGTGAACTGTATACGCAAGAGATAAAGATTCAGAAATTCCTTCTCTGTATTTCCAGAAGGTTTCGTTTTGACGTGAGTTCTGGGCAATGGATCCATCGGTAATGAGTTCTTTTTCTGTGATGGATTCTAATATGGAGTAAAGTTTTTCTTCATCAGTTTCCCCACCCACTTCGAATTCCATAAGCACATAGTATTTGCTAGGTGTTTGAAATGGATCGGGAACACCTAAGTGTTCTTTTACTTTATCCAAACAATAATCGGTTAAAAACTCGAATGCTAATAGTGGTAAGTCGAAGTTGTGTGTTTCTCTAAAGATTTCTAAAATGTTTTTATATTCGGGTACAGCAAGGAAGATAACACGAATGTCTTTTGGTGGTTTTGTGAGTTTGACAACTGCCTCTGTAATGATTCCGAGTGTCCCTTCTGAACCAATGAACAAGTGTTTGAGATCATAACCTGTATTGTTTTTTAAAATTTCGCCATTAAATCGGTAAACTTCTCCCTTCCCATTCACAACAGTTAAACCAAGAACCCAATCACGGATCAGGCCATAGTGAACCACACGAACCCCCCCTGC contains:
- a CDS encoding MGMT family protein, whose amino-acid sequence is MDTAKTKSTNFYDSVYAVVKKIPKGKVTTYGHIALLLGSPRAARAVGYALNALKKEMEQKVPWQRVINAKGQISFRGDGFRASLQKKILQSEGVSFDLNNDTLNFDKYGWFP
- a CDS encoding DUF455 family protein, with product MKISEYAKHLLLAPNLEDKLLPPSRPWDEETDFTPLRIETPGRSTKLQFSDKKVKIPRLEHLGLVSNRGLSLHHFANHELMAIELFAWALLAFPSAPKSVRNGFLKTIEEEQTHLKLYLHRMREFGVDFGDLPLNYIFWKQLGQFGSLESFAAVMSVSFEGANLDYAQVYAQVFSYFGDKETSDLMITIFEDEIKHVKRGLRAFEHSVPENKNQWEHYLSLIKFPFTPRRAKGYLYLPETRSLAGMNPEFIQSLGRYEDEYTGRVNLESVKKFGLGETILRKNRLDSPLRSP
- a CDS encoding porin, encoding MIQLGFFKSSIFLCSLFLCFSVLNAEELNQQKKEETIPSPPPNPLPASLKFGAFVDTYYSHNANHPISKERQFTTQAVRNDEFNINLGFVDAKWQEEKVRGRIALQFGTSVNTNYAPESNKDVSSNQNSVKHIQEAYVGFKITKDTWVDAGIYFGHIGHESWISSDNWNYTRALALDYVPYYSSGVRVTTKFTDKFQFQFHVMNGWQNITDQNKDKSLGTQFKFFLTPNFTITANQFAGNEAPDFERKQTRFYNNTILEWKALDWLSFAASGDVGAQKAKESFQYEPWWKEVNPTLGIYTNRESGVYNQWYHGTFWASFRYEALYRLSFRVERFYDPKQVMATTYTRNGFMTNGYTMTFDFLEWNPGLVRFEVIQRESMDPVFETDKNKHTRVERLFVAAASVRF
- a CDS encoding efflux RND transporter permease subunit; translated protein: MKAINIILETALKNRLITLVIAGFLLLFGIYSWINIKKEAYSDIADTQVRLVAKFPGKATLEVEERVTMPIERVLHSTPNVIVRRSRTINGLVVFQFVFEEGTDDYFARMRLMEKVRDAVIPDEVEPTLAPMSSPVGEVYRYVVESTSGTHTPMDLRTIQDWIVIPKLLQVSGIADVITFGGLPKQFHVVTTPDKLIRYKVTVSDVIEAIQRNNLNTGGNFLLQGEQSLPIRSLGAIRDPKQIEDIVVKNVNGVPVFIRNIGSVEISHPIPSGILGYTIQNDKEGLIDVDSAVQGLVAMRRWNEPNAFGERVRAKVDEINEKYMPDGTRLRNTYDRADLVNYTLRTVGKTLLEGIAVVSLVVFFFVRSFRAAAVVVATIPFALLFSFSMMNSVGISASLLSLGAIDFGIVVDSTVVMVENIMRRYQEATPVEKAKGILKFTYECASEVGTEILFAILIIILAYLPIFSFERIEGRLFKPMAFTLSFAIFGALLFTMTVVPVAMSFFYKRYFDGDEKERVGGPNPTYDWIEAKYEKIVLYLVARSKKVVTIAFSTVGALLVAGVMALGTEFLPSLDEGGFTLRLYFPVGISLPEAKKFIPKVRKIIYTNEQVNVILSQYGRNDDGTDPLPPNRLEVYVGLKDYNQWKEHITKEQLLLRMRDNLEAGLPGVRVSFSQPIMDNLSEAIMGTIADLAVFVAGQDLTEMRRISKEIVEIISTMKGASEFGIEQEAPAPQLVIRIKREKAARYGINVDDIQKVIVAAVGMEPVSNLYEGPMDTPPKDRAVFGIAVRFSKDYRESAREIASIPIISPTGERLPLSELAEITQEDAPTMIFRQDGKRTITVRTNVRGRDQGGFVNELRKRVTKEVKIPEGYEVKYGGQYENLARVGKQLAIVIPLTIGIIFTLLYLLYRDLKSVAIALSCIPLSLLGGIYALLARGYYFNVSAGVGFISLFGIATMAGILFVSKANHMLRDNPRMTIRDASIYSAVTQLRPRLMTMLLAMLGLIPATLGTGVGSDVQRPLATVMVGGLASALLLVLTVMPSLYILIMGEGPKKQKTKVKKDLGYDPNEIWSDQVHTSEHNHLSETEKQHFLHLDDEAEDEEPTTNKKKKTTSSTKKKK
- a CDS encoding efflux RND transporter periplasmic adaptor subunit, yielding MKNPIKSLNRNSLLLLVAIASITFVTVLVYALNRPAKKVAKPPEKAIVHEKGERIEFKPGSPGLELVKSRTVGGGGEFVSLESPARIIAATTSSVSSGGKIVIFESAELNDLYVGFVHARNEVYRSRKNLSRIQDMFKHRVATEKDLVEAETSLGNDTAQLAEFEGKLRAQGLDPNKLGNAGNNIAWVICDIPESQIENLKKGRKVKINFNSSPGTDWVGTAQAIGDNVDPITRTAKVRIEIINKHKDLKPGMFGVVRFPEQIAGNTVVLPYTSIVTVEGTNYVFVEETPLNFHKRQVTLGVSTKESVNITEGVTPGERVVVEGSILLKGLSFGF
- a CDS encoding TolC family protein gives rise to the protein MIAIVCITHNVQSEEINGIDNESLSRQLSDENPGTSLGSSLYPKDVRYEKTLTLEQAETLLWTNNLLLIAGKFQVDAKKAGILQAGLYANPSVFIDQSIYAEPTQRYFDTTRSGQSVFQIQQVFLLGGKIDKRVKVAELNAKISEQEFYDLARALLTKLRRTYYSIYYYKKAVTFYDQSIFSIEKTVKSSELAYKRRALLQAEHLRLKALLFFLKKEREDLAMKVYEKEADLKVLLNDDNYRDARVTFLPTVDEKDLDTITPNQSKLEDLVNLARENRPDLKVALQNLRYEEANLDLQHANAIPDLAFGPTYNRGGTAFQNYWGITAQLSVPIFDRNQGNIQAAEKAILVRKQELKNRILEVENEVAISFQSARIKDALYKRFIDTYIKDYGSLSVDMIMSYEKKYITILEFADFFETYRSSVVEMLKLQTDRMEAIESVNYSVGLGVYIPKSSETKPEPTNP
- a CDS encoding FAD-binding oxidoreductase, encoding MDFSKTKTELSKLIGDKKVIQKNDGTMDEALFNSYGTDRTKVYPPNYQVLVFPETTEDVAAVVSYAYQNEIAIVPSGGRTGYAGGAVAKNGEIVISLSKMNQVVDFDPFLGTLHVQAGMITKNLHKEAEERGFYFPVDFAATGSSHIGGNIATNAGGVRVVHYGLIRDWVLGLTVVNGKGEVYRFNGEILKNNTGYDLKHLFIGSEGTLGIITEAVVKLTKPPKDIRVIFLAVPEYKNILEIFRETHNFDLPLLAFEFLTDYCLDKVKEHLGVPDPFQTPSKYYVLMEFEVGGETDEEKLYSILESITEKELITDGSIAQNSRQNETFWKYREGISESLSLAYTVHKNDISLPLRNMEAFLDEMTTLLTKKYQGFNIALFGHIGDGNLHLNIVKPKDLTDAEFFTQCKQVDPEMFTLIQKFKGSISAEHGIGLLKKDYLNFSRSQSEIETMRAIKLAFDPKGILNPGKVL